ACCGGAAGCGCCCGCAGCTTCTCGGCGCCGAAATTCCCGAAAGCCCGCTCGTTCTTGCCACCGAAGACGCGGGTGACCTGGTGCAGCTCTCCGAGGGTCGTGGTCTCATCGACCGCGATCCCGACCGTGTCGGCGTCTGCGACATGGAGCAGGATGCCGTAGCCGTCGTGCGCCTGCGCGGCGTACTCGGCCGCACGTCCGGGGACCCGCACCTGCAGGGTGTCGAAGAACTGGGCATGCACGATGTCGACGCCCGCCTCAGTCAGCCAGTCGCGCAGCAATGCGGCCTTCGCGGCCGTCTGCGTCGCGATCTCGCGGAGCCCGTCCGGACCGTGATAGACCGCATACATCGACGCCATGACGGCCAACAGCACCTGGGCCGTGCAGATGTTCGACGTCGCCTTCTCGCGACGGATGTGCTGCTCTCGCGTCTGCAACGAGAGGCGGTAGGCGGGCTTGCCGTCGGCATCCACGGACACCCCGACGAGTCGGCCGGGCAGCTGACGCTCCAGACCGGCGCGAACCGCCATGTAGCCCGCGTGCGGCCCGCCGAACCCCATCGGCACGCCGAAGCGCTGGGTCGTGCCGACCGCGACGTCGGCACCGAGCGAGCCCGGCGATGCGATCAGGGTGAGGGCGAGCAGGTCGGCCGCGGCGACCGCGAGTCCGCCCGCGAGGTGCGCAGCATCGAACACGGCGGTCGGATCCCAGAGCCGACCCGATGCTCCCGGATACTGGACGAACACGCCGAACAACTCGGCGGGCAGCTCCTCCCCCGCAGCGAAGTCGACGAAGACGAGCTCGATTCCGAGGGCCTCGGCGCGCGTCGCGAGCATCGCCTTGGTCTGCGGAAGCGCGTCCGCGTCGACGGCGAACACCGTGGAGGTCGACTTCGAGGCGCGTCGCGCGAGCAGCATCCCCTCGACGACAGCCGTGGACTCGTCGAGCATCGAGGCGTTGGCCGTGGTGAGCCCGGTGAGTTCGGCGACCATCGTCTGGAAGTTGATGAGAGCTTCCAGGCGCCCCTGGGAGATCTCCGGCTGATAGGGCGTGTACGCCGTGTACCAGGAGGGGTTCTCGAGCACGTTGCGCTGGATCACCTGCGGCGTGATGGTGCCGTAGTAGCCCAGGCCGATCATCGGACGGTTCACCGTGTTGCGCGAGGCGAGGTCCCGCAACTCGGCGAGCGCCTCGGTCTCGCTCGCGGCAGCAGGGATCCGCGACGTCGCGCTCCCGGCGTCGGACGACGGGCCGGTGTAGATCGACGCGGGGACGGCCTGACGCATCAGCGTCTCGACCGGACTCAGAGCGTCGTCTGCTCCGGAGATGTCCAGACCGAGAGCGCTGAGCATGGTGTGCTGCGCGGCATCCGTCGGTCCGATGTGACGATCGGCGAAAGTGACCACTGCGCGATCAGCCCTCCGTCAGTGCGACGTAGGCGTCGCGGTCGAGCAGTCCGTCCAGCGCGCCGGCAGCGACGGACACCTTGAGCAGCCAGCCGCCCTCGAACGGCGCCGCATTGACGAGCGAGGGATCGTCGACGGCCGCATCGTTGATCTCGACGACCGTTCCCGAGACCGGCGCGTACAGCTCGCCGACCGACTTGGTGGATTCGATCTCACCGACGACCGCTCCCGCGGTGACCTCGGTGCCGACCGCGGGAAGCTCGACGAACACGACGTCACCCAGCTTCTCTGCGGCGTAATCGGTGATGCCGATCGTCACGGTGTCGCCGTCAGCGGCGATCCACTCGTGTTCTTCGGTGTAGTGGAGTGCGGCGAGGTCGGTCATTTGGTCCTCCGGTAGAAAGGCAGGGCGGTCACGGTCGCGGGGATTCTGGTCCCCCGCACATCAAGGAATACTGCGGTTCCCGCGTCAGCGGAAGAAGGGTGCACATAGGCCATCGCGATCGGATGTCCGAGTGTCGGGCTGAGGGCCCCGCTGGTGATCTCACCGAGCGTGGTCCCGTCGCCGTCGACCACGGCGTATCCGGCTCGCCCGGCACGTTTGCCCTCGGCGACGAGGCCGACCAGCACCGGTGCATCGGAGGTCTCGTCCTGCTCAGCGGTGAGGAGTGCCTCCTTGCCCACGAACCGCTCCTTCGCCGTCACGACGACGCGACCGAGGCCGGCCTGCGCCGGACGGGTCTCGAGGGTCAGCTCGTGGCCGTAGAGCGGCATGCCCGCTTCGAGGCGCAGCGTGTCGCGCGCCGCGAGTCCGGCGGGAACGAGTCCGTGCGGAGCGCCCGCTGCGAGCAGGGCGTCCCAGAGGGCGACCGCGTCGTCGGCTGCGACGAGCAGCTCGAAGCCGTCCTCGCCGGTATAGCCGGTGCGCGCGAGGAGAACGGGCTTGCCGGCGTATCCGGCCGACGCCCAGGCGTAGTACTTCTGCTCATCCCAGGGGGTGCTGACATCGGTGAGGTCGGTGGTCGCCGCGAGGACGGCCTCCGCGTGCGGGCCCTGCACGGCGATGAGGGCGTAGTCGTCGGACACGTCCTGCACGACGACCCCGAAGCCCTCGGTGCGAGCGCTCAACGCAGCGGACACCGCGTCTCGATTGCCCGCGTTCGAGATGATGAGGTAGTCGTCCTCGGCCAGGCGGTAGACGATCACGTCGTCGATGATCCCGCCGGACTCGGCGAGCAGCAGCGAGTACTTCGCCTTGCCGACCGCCAGCGCCGACAGACGACCGGCTAGCGCATGGTCGAGGAACGCCCCGGCTCCGTCGCCACGCACGGTGAACTCGGCCATGTGCGAGATGTCGAACATCCCCGCGCTCTGGCGCACCGCATGATGCTCGGCGAGGTCGGACGTGTAGCGGACCGGCATCTGCCAGCCGCCGAAGTCGGTGAACGAGGCGCCGAGCGCCTCGTGGCGTTCACGCAACGGGGTGTAGCGAGGTTCGGACATGGAGTTCTCCCGGGCTGTGTCGGGCGGAACGGCGGCGGGCCGTCCCTCGGAACTCCCCCTCTGTCATAGGCCTGAGAGTTTCACCCGTGCACAGAGGCGGGGCTTTCACCGTCGGCGGATCCGCACGGTCGCGGGATCGCTTTTCAGAGTGGCCGGACCCGCGCGGTACGCATACCTGAGAGATTGGCGGGGAGGCTTGCTCCTTCGGTGCCCGGCTGCGTTCGCCGGGGCTCTCCCGCGTGGGTCATACGGCCTGTCTTCAGTTGTGGGTCCAGTCTAGCCGGTCGGATTCTCGGTGCCGGATCCTCCGGAACGGCCTTCGAATCACGCGAATGGTCCCGTTCTGGGCTCCGATGCAACCATTCACGCGATTCGAAGGCAGCCATTCACGCGATGTGAAGGCGGAGTGCCGACCGTCAGTGCACGATGCCGAGTTCGCGGCGGACCTCGTCACGGAGACGTCCGAGGTTGTCCGGCTCGGGCGCCGCGCCCAGAAGGGTCTTGGTGTACTCGTGCTGCGGGTTCAGGATGACCTCGTCCGCCGGCCCCCGTTCGACGACATCGCCCTTATAGAGCACCATGATCTCGTCGGAGAAGTGCCTCGCCGTCGCCAGGTCGTGCGTGATGTAGAGCACTCCCAGGTTCTCCTCGCGCTGCAGTTCCGCCAGCAGGTTCAGGACCCCGAGACGGATCGACACATCCAGCATCGAGACCGGCTCGTCCGCCACGATGAACCGCGCCCCGGGCGCGAGAGCCCGCGCGATCGCGACGCGCTGCCGCTGTCCACCGGACAGCTCATGCGGACGACGCTCGGCGAAACTCTCCCCCGGCGTCAACCGCACACGCTC
Above is a window of Microbacterium aurugineum DNA encoding:
- the gcvT gene encoding glycine cleavage system aminomethyltransferase GcvT, producing the protein MSEPRYTPLRERHEALGASFTDFGGWQMPVRYTSDLAEHHAVRQSAGMFDISHMAEFTVRGDGAGAFLDHALAGRLSALAVGKAKYSLLLAESGGIIDDVIVYRLAEDDYLIISNAGNRDAVSAALSARTEGFGVVVQDVSDDYALIAVQGPHAEAVLAATTDLTDVSTPWDEQKYYAWASAGYAGKPVLLARTGYTGEDGFELLVAADDAVALWDALLAAGAPHGLVPAGLAARDTLRLEAGMPLYGHELTLETRPAQAGLGRVVVTAKERFVGKEALLTAEQDETSDAPVLVGLVAEGKRAGRAGYAVVDGDGTTLGEITSGALSPTLGHPIAMAYVHPSSADAGTAVFLDVRGTRIPATVTALPFYRRTK
- the gcvH gene encoding glycine cleavage system protein GcvH; translation: MTDLAALHYTEEHEWIAADGDTVTIGITDYAAEKLGDVVFVELPAVGTEVTAGAVVGEIESTKSVGELYAPVSGTVVEINDAAVDDPSLVNAAPFEGGWLLKVSVAAGALDGLLDRDAYVALTEG